The genomic stretch TCCTTACCAGCCCAAGCCCAGCTTCTGCGATCCGAGGATGAGGCGGGACGAGGGGGCCAGGGCTTGGTCCTTGGGGGCAGCCTGCAGGGAAGGTGTGGTGTGTTGGGGAGCATGCCGACACACGCAGCTGAGTCTGACAGGTGGGGGCCAGGCCTGTCGGTGTTCAGGGGAGACAGGCTGATGATGAGTGCCCCCATTCATGGGTCGGAGGCAGCTCAGGGTCTGATGCACTCTGGATGTTAGAGCCCCAAAGCCCCAGGTCCTCACAGCCTCAGTGTTGGTCTCCAAGAATTTGGTTACCTCCTTCAAGGAGCCTCCAGCTCAACAGAGAGGAGCCCGCTCTGCCCACAAGACCCTAGAGGTGGACAGCGCGGCTATGGAAGGACAGGCTGCCCCGGCCATCCAGGGTGGGGGTCACCACTGCCCTCTCTCCCCAGACATCCTGACGATGAGCTCTGCGCCTGGAGCCCCCTACCCACCGACGAAGCCCCCCATCACATCCCCTGGCCCTGCCTGGTCCCCCGTGGCTGCAGAGCCCTTCTCAACCTGGCCTTCCAAGGtgaccccctcccgcccccctgcccccacaggTGGGACCCCTGACCTTTTGGGGTGGTTCCCCCAATGGCCCTCGCTGGCCCCCAGGCCCCAGACCCACTTCCTGCAGCCCCTTCCTGGTGTCTGGGGTGGGGTGCCCCATGGGGTGCcccatgcccccacccccaacctcacAACCTGAAATGTATCCAGATATTGCCAAACATCCCCTGGGGTCAAAATTGCTCCAGTTCAGAACCACTGATTTAGAGAAATTTTTGAGGTTTTTGGCCAAGCAATCACTTAGAAAGGAATATAAAAGTATATCCCTAAGACAACTCTACTGGTCAAGGAAGAGAGTGGGGGTCCCTCACACGGAGGCCGAGGGGTCACGCCAGGCCGCGTGCCCCGGCTCCCTGGGGGAACCTCATCTGCATCCGGGCTCCTGGCCTCTGCGGGCTGGTGGGTggtgcctccccccaccccatgcccgCCGGCCCGCGCGTAATGACGTCATGACACACTGCGCGGGTCCAGGTCGGGGGAGACTGGCCGCCTGTGTCATCTGGTCCCTGCTTCCTGGTCTGCACCCCCGCCTTCTGGTTTACACTGCGGCCATCAGTGActctgagccagaaccacccTCCAGCAAGCGCTGGGCTGGCGAGTCCTGGTCGACCCAGCCCCCCCTGGCCCAGGTTTGCGCTGAGAGTAACAGGTGTGGGCACATTGCTGACTCTCACCGTTAGGGAGCACTGCTTTGCCCAGGGCGCTGGCAGCCTGGGCTCCCTCCGGGCCTCAGTGGTACTGTCTCAGTGGTTgaggaggatggagggaaggggttgggctgggggagctgggggaggggtggggtttcAAACAGGCGCTCAGCCAGACCACATCAAAGCCAGGCCCTGGGAGTGACCCCAAAGAGTAAAGTGGCCCTCAGGTCTGCCCAGAGTGGCTTAGGGTCAGAATGGCTTTTAGCCTCAGTGGAGCGACTGACTTGGGGCCCGGGGTCTCCTTCCTGGACCCTAGAGGGGAGGACCGTGACACAGACCCCTCCCTGACCCCCTGCCTGACCACACACCCTGTGTTCCTGCCCTTACGTGTGTGTCCCCTTGTCACCCGCCTGTTCCGCCAGCATCACGTGCTCCCCTGAGCGCGTGTGTGCACCTTTGCtgagtgtggggggtggggggctttgGCCACCACGGCCTCCTAGGTCCAGCGCACATACCTGCGCCCCAGTTGGGGACAGACGTCCTGCAGCTGCGGGAACTGCTGGACTCTGTGCCTCTGGCTGGAGGGAAGCTCCCTCTGGTCTGACCTAATTCCTGGTGGTGTGTCTCTCCGCCCTGCGCGTCCCTCCCCCCGAGTCAGGGCACCGCCCTCTGTGGTGACCCAGGAAGAGGAATGTGCCCCTTGGAGCGGCTGCAGTCTGGCTGGCTCGTTGACTCTGCCCTGGGCTGACCTGGCATCCGTGCTCAGTGGGGAGGCCCTCTTGGTCAGTTGCCCTGAGCCCTCCCCCAACCCCGGAGACCCTTCCCAAGCTCCTGACTTGTCCAGGGTTCAGAGGGGCCTTTAGACCACTAGGGCCCCTGCTGAGGAGGGTGGCCAGACCCCTTACCCCTCCTTCCTCAGTGCCCAAGGGCCCCATGCTGTAGTCTGGTCACTGCGGCCAGGAGCCCGGCTTCCTCCTGTTAGATTCTGCTGAAGAgcccttgccccccacccccgcttgaAGCCCCCCACAACCTCGAGGGAGGAGATAATGGGTGCAGAGCAAGCCACCCCCCTAATCTGGAAGCAGAGCGAAGGGTCTTCTTGAGGACCAGGGTGCCCCCTCCACTGCCCTCCGCTTCCTTCAGGAGGAGCTGGCGAGGAGAGATGAGCGGGCCTGGGGACCCTTCCCGGGGCCAGCAGCCCTGGGTGGCGTGCTTCCTGGTACTCTCTCTTTGCCGGCATCAAAGCCTCTGCTTGCGGACATTCCGTATTGTGTAACCCAGGACCTCAGACCTGACCAAGGCGCCCCCTCCTCAGCTCGGGTGGGTCCTGAACTCTGTCCCCAGCCCATCAGGCCAGCACGGCCCCACCTGGTCCCACCAGTCCTAGGGGAGGAAGTCTTGCCCTGGTCTCGTGGCCTCCTCATAGGCTTCAGGGCTTTGTTGGTCCAGGAGGGCTGCTGAGGGTGCTGAGGGGCCTTGGGGTGAGGTGTTAGTCTcctagaaattaattttcttggtTCTGGAGGCTAGCAGTCCcaaatcaagatgttggcaggaCTGTTCTCCCTCTGAAACCTGTAGGCGAGAATCCCCTCTTCGTTTCTGGGGGCTTCTGGCATTGTTTGTGTCCTTGGCTGGTGGCAAGGTGGTTCCCAAggctttatgttttctttttctactctgtgTGTACTTTTCTTTTACAGAGAAGCTCTGGATTTAGAGTGCAGGGAGGTCTTCTCTCTATTCTTACCTTAATTACACCTGCAGAGACCCTGTTTCCTAACAAGGTCACATGCTGAGGTTCCAGGTGACATGAATTTGGGGCGACTCCTTTCAATCTGAGGGGAGATTTTGGAAAGGGTTGGGGACAGAGAGATACGCAGGAAACCAGAACTGGGGGCGCTCGGCGGTGCCCAGGGGCGTTGCAGAGGGCACACCTAGGTAGGGTTCGAGGACACCCACCTGGAAGTGACCGCGGGACACGGGGCGAGCAGAGTGCCCCTCCGGGGGCTGGGGCTTCTTGGCGGCATCCGAGGATGCTTGGCATAACAGTGTGGCTTCACGTCACCGGACGGAGGATCTGGGCCCGTGGGGCCGGGCTGACACCGCCCGGGTCCCCGGGAGGCGGGGCCGCAGGAGGGCGGGGCGCGGGCCGGAGGGTGGCCTCGCCCCGTCAGGCGCCGtcccgggcgggcgggcggggcggggtcgGGGCCCGCGCGCTGACCCGCCGCCCTCCCCGCAGTACGGCATCAAGAAGAAGGAGGAGCGTGAGGCCGAGGCCCAGGCCGCCCTGGAGGCCAACTCGGAGGGCAGCCTGACGAGGCCCAAGAAGGCCATCCCGCCGGGCTGCGGGGACGCGGCGGAGGAGGAGGACGAGAGCATCCTGGACACGGTCATCAAGTACCTGCCTGGGCCGCTGCAGGACATTTTCAAGAAGTAGCGCCCGGGCTGAACAGCAGCCCGCCCCGCGCCCACCCCGGTCCCGCCCTCCGCGAGGCCCCCGAAGAGCCGCCGGGAGCAGATCGCAGCCCCGCACGCCGATATAAGCCATAGCCCTAGGTCCATCCGCCCCGTCGCCCCCTCGCGCCTCGGGAGTCTCCGCCCACCTCGCAGCCCACCCGCCCCCAGAGCCGCCCCGCCACCTGCGGAGGCGCGCCCGGCCCCCCACGGCTGCTGCCTTCTGTGCCGGAGACCTCGGGGGGACAAGCCCCCTGCTCTTCGGGCAGCGGGTGCGCTGGACTCGCCCCCAGACCCCGGAAGCCCCTCTCGCTCCGCCCGCTCCGCCCACCCAGCAGCGCCCACGGCCGGGACCACCGAAAGGGTCCGCGTTGGTGGACGCCTGCCGAGCCCAACTCAGGAGCACAGCCATAGTAGGGGGTGCGGTTGGGAGCCGGGGCGGGGGTTCGGCCGGGACGCCCCTCCTAAGCGCCCCACCCCTCACGCTCGGGTTGCTGAGCCTGCCTGTCCTGGTGGCCTGGCTGCCGCCGCTCTCCATGTCGCCCTTATCCTCTTCATGCGCCTGTCTGTCCCGGCCGAAGCCTCTGGAAGGCTGAGCTTCGGGGCCGGTTCTCGCAAAGGGAGGCAAAGCAATAGGCTTGGGAGGACCCTCTCTGACctctctcccccccaccccagagcccGCGGGCCCAGGGAACCCATCCCTTTGCCTGCCCGCTGCCTCCTGCCCCTCCGAggctgctggggctgggggtgcctGCAGCCTCGGGGCACCCGCAGCGTCTCTCAGAACAGGGAGGCGGCCCGGAGCCCGGGGCCGAGCGCTGCGCGCCGGCCGCAGTGTGTAGCCCGAAGACCAGCCCCGACCCTCAGCCGCCTCCGCCCTGCAGGCCCTCGAAGGGGCGTCCCAGCCGCCAGCCCAGCCGGCTCCCCGGGAGCGGCCGTGGGCCTCCCAGCGCTCCCCCGCCCTCCTTGTTTAATTTGCATCACAATATGTTGAATCTCAGGTAAATGAGGTCTTCTGTCTGTGAGGAGTTTTATCTTGACAGAAAGCTTGTCACCTGGGTCCCCAGGGCCCTTTCTGTCCATATAAATTTTCATCCTGTCCAGTGTCCGGGCCAGGGGCGCGGCCTCCCCCTCTCCTTAGAGAAGCCATATGACTAGACGGCAATACTGGCCCCTGGCGCCCTTGTCCCCCGCCGTCCACCGTCCCGTGGTCCCGCCGCCCACCCTGCGCCCCGGCCCCTCCAGGCTCCGCGTCTGTTTTTAACGCCTGTTTCCACACTTTAAAAAGCCAGCTCTGAGCAGTCTGGGCCTCCTCTGGTAGAAACTCGCATCCTGTCCCCAGCGCGCGGGGCGCCCTCGCGCCGAGCTTAGTACAGACGTGGGCGCCCTCCGTCCGTCTGTCCCGACGCCTGCGCCTCCGCCTGCATGTCGGGGCCGCTGCCTGTGTTCTCTCCGGATGGAGTCACAGCCAATAAACTCCACAGTGATTTCACGCCTTTGGCCATTTTGCCTCTGGAGTGCGTTCCCTGGGAGGCGATGGGGGCGGTGTCCCGGCGGGAGGGCAGAGCCCCGCCAGCTGCCAGGCTCCCTTTGGGCTCTGCTGCTTGACCCCATGCCCTGCCAGACGGGAGCACCTTTTCCTTTCGCCGAGGCCGAGGCAGAGCTCCTGCTACCCCAGACACACACATCCGGCCCCTTCTCCCTGAGGTCCTCCGGGCCAGAGTCGcctccacctgaaatgcagcCCCTCCCtcagtgccccccaccccaggcctcctgcaccgCACACCCTGGGCCGGGGGTCCAGGTCTCTCCGTGCTGGCCACACCTTGGGCCCAGTGAGAGGCCTCTGCGTCCTGTCCGTAGAGGCAGAGGCCTGACGAGATGCCTGCGGGAACCGCTGGCTCTGTAAGCCTGACCCCGAGAGGCCGTGGCCACTTATGTCCCCAGAGTGACCCTGTTTGACATCCATACCTGGGCCTTCTATCCAGGAGGAGGGTACCTGTGACCCTCCTCACACTGCTGGGTGATGAGAATGCATGGGCGCCTTCCAGCAAAACCTGCCCAGTCTCAGCAAAAGAAATGTCacattctcccctccccacccagctgtGCCCAGAATACCGTCCTGGGCCCACTGCCCCTTTGCCTCTACCTCAGAACGGGGACAGAAGCCTTTGTAGCCAGCTCTGGCTTTGGGATCTTCAAGCCACCATCCCCAGCATGGCTGGTCTCAGTAGGGCACCCCAAAGTGCCCCCTCCATCAGCCTCCACTCCCCTACCTCTATCCTCCTCCTCCCGACCCCCAACCTGGCCTGGACTCATCTTGGTCCTAAGCGATGACTCAGATGTGCTGGTCACCTGAGTTGCCTTCCCTGGGAACCCCAGGCAGCCCTTCCCTAGTGCCTGGGGGGGCAGACCCCTTAGCATCCTGAGGACTCTGGGGAGAGGCGCTCGCTCACTCCAGGTTGCTGAGCCCCTGTGAGTGCAGAGCTCCTCTAGGGCCTGGGGTAGCGGAGGTCCTTCTTCCTGGGACTGACTGCTCCGACGGCAGGAGACAAATGGTGAACACGTAGGTGGCGAGTTCcttctgaggaaactgaggaggaTAAGGGGCAGAGAGGATGGTGAGAGTGGTTATTTCACCTCTGAGGAGGTGAGGTGTGCAGACAGACCCCAAGGAAGAGAGGAGAAGCCCTATGGGACCCAGGCAGGAACAGCAGTGCCAGGGCCCCGAGTCAGGAGCTGGCTGAGCACTTCAGAGTGGCCATGGGGACTCCGGCTGACCGCGGCCTTGCCCCTGGGCTTGCTTTAGGACCACGCCGCCTCTTCTGGAGTCCCTTTCCTTTTAGGACATTTAGCTCTGTTTTGACAAAGCAGAGCACGCTTTGATACCTGCCCCTCCAGAGCTGTCCACTCTGCGGGCAGCCAGCCCTGGGCAGCGCTCTGCTTGGATTTGCTGCCTCTCCTCGCAGGCGCCCTGGTCATCAGCCACTTAACTATCAAGGCTCTCAGGGCACATTTTTAAAGATCTGGCAATTAAGGACCATTTTGTCTAGTTGCGCTAATCCGCAGCGACACGATCCTGCTGTCCACAGTCGCAGCCAGCGGGGCTCGGTGAACCCTGGGTCTGGGCCACCTGTCCGCTCAATTTGGAATCTGCTGCACTCCTGCCTCAGGCGGTTCCCGTCAGGTCTGAAAGGAGGGGTAGCCTCTGGGGTGAAGGCTGGGTCCTTGGAGCCGGGCTAGTACTTGGCCGAGGGGCGGGGTTGAGGGGTCGAACCGAGGGGGCAGGTTTGGGCAGAACTTGGGGCGGTGGTCGGTGGTCGGTGGtcgggatgggatgggggtgagAGTCAGGCTGGGCCGGGCCGGGGGAGGGATGCGAGACGCCGGGCTGTGGGGCCGAGCCGGGAGCGGGACTGGGGATGGGCTCGGGCTGCGTCAGTGCCTGGCCAGTGTCGGTCAACGTCTACGCGGTCCGGAGGGTGGAAAGGTCTCAAGGCAGGACCCAGAGCCACTCGAACCGGTGCGGAGTCCTGGCGCCtgggcccctccccgcccctacCATCCCtaggcccctcccctcccacccctagGCCCCGCCCACAAACAGGCCCCTCCCATCCCTAGGCCCCGCTCCTCCTCGCCTGGCTGTCCTGAGCCAATCAGCGAGTGCCGGGTAAGGCCGCTGCGATTGGCTCCGAGAGGGTCACGTGCCAGAAGCCTGGCTAATCCGAGCCCCCGAAACGAGAAAGCCGGAAGGGCGGCCCGCGGAAGGTCGGGGCGGGCATTTAGGCTCGGCGCTCGGGATCGCTCGCTGGGCCGGGCTGACCGCGTGAAGAGTGGAACTTCCGTGTCCCACGGACCGCCTGCTGGAGGGCGGGCAGCGGGGTCCAGGCGGGGCGCTGACCCAGGGCCCAGGAATTCCGGCGCTGGAGACACACGCCCGGCCTGGCCCACACAGCTTGTCCAGGGACCGACGGCAGAACATCTCCACCCTCGCCCCGGGAGCTGAAGCTGCTCTCGGCGGACTCATCCCTCCCGCGCACCGGCCCTGCTCCCTAAACTGACCGCCCTCCGCCTAGGTGAGGGTGTAGGGCCTGGTGGTCGCACGCTGGATAAGCGGAGGTCTGCACTTCTCTGGCTCCAGTCCAAAGCGTCggaaaagagtcggatacgacaaaagcgacttagcacgcacgcacgtaCTTCAGGACAGACCCCGTGGGGGAAGGACCACAAAATGGTCCCTGCGGCCCCGTGGGAGCTGGAGctgaggagggggctgggggtgccCGAGCCTCCAGTGGCAGTGCTGGCCAGGTGGTGGGTCATCACTCTGTCGCCTGATGCTTGGGGAAGAACCAGAGCCCCAGGCACCTAGAACCCTTGCTGTCACATCACTTGTCGCGGAGGGTGAAGTCTGCTGGTGTCCTAGAGCCCCCGCTCAGGGCTGATCATCAGCCCCCAGGCCCCGCTGGTGCCCAAGAGTGACTTTTCTCAGCCCCAGAGGATGAGGCATCGGAGTTGAAGTGTTTGATTTCTGCAAAATAAACACTGTTTCTTGCATGCTTGAGTGAGTGCATTGAGGTTTATGCTGTGGAGACGGCAAAGGTCTGTGCCGGGAAGGAGAAGGGCCTGGCCTGGCTGGGGAAAGGCCTGGAGGCCGGGATGGGACAGGGTGAGCCCTTGGCAGCAGCCCCTGGCCGCCGCCCTGCTGCTGTAGGagacccagggctgggggagaccTGGGCACACTCCTGCCATTCCTTCCCCCTGGCACTCTTCAAAGGGCCCAGTGCTAAGATGGCTTCTTGGAAAGACAAATCCTAGTGGGTTGTTGACTGGCCTTTGAGCCCAGCCCAAGCACTGACCCTTAATCTACTTCAGTCTGCGGTTTCTACTGGCAGCTGAGTGGAACTGCTCCAATAAGAGCTCACCCACAAGGAGGGCCCTGGGCCCCATGTCCAGGCAGTCAAAACTGATCCTCTCAAAGGAATCCTAGATTCTAGGTCAGTCAGCTGGAAGTCGGCCTCTAGCCACACATATCCACCAGGCCCTGACCATGGGGCCCAAGCAAGGTGGGACATGCCCGGTCACGCCTCCCGGCCCCTCCCTCAGCCACTCAGGACTGGGGCTGTGCCTGGCTGGAACTCCAGGCTCAGACAGGAGATGGACACTCTTCACAGGTCTCTCTCCTACAACTAATTCTCATATAGTGAGTGGCGATAAAGTTCCGTGAGTGAGCACAGTTCACCAAACGGGAGGAATTTGCTGGTGGCTGGGACAGGAAAtgtacaagatgagcctggaaatGAGGAAATGCTCCAGGATGACAGGCGGGAGAAAGGGACTTGGCCGCCACCGACTCAGCCCCAAACCCAGTCCAGTGCGAGCAAAGAAGCTGTGCTGGAGTGCAACCGTCGCGTCCACACTGGGGAAGACACAGCTCCCGTGCACATGGGCCCACACAGGAGGTGGAGCAAGCGCCCCACTCTTCCGGTGTGGGCTCCACACAGCGACGTTCTGCCAGAGGACACAGACTGGAGCACTGGGGAAGCCGGACAGACCACCACCTCCAGAGGCCCCAGATCCCCGGGGCCCCAGGTCACAGTGGGTCATGTTGGTTGCAGGCGCCCATGTTGTGATGAGAGAGGAAGCCTACTTCGGGGCCCTCCTCCCCCAGCACACATCCCAGTCTAACCCTGAAGAAAGCACTAGACTAACCGCATTTGAGGGCCAGTCTACAAGATACCTGACCAGCATTCCTCCAAACTGCCAACGTTGTCAAAAACAAGAAATGGCTGAGGAACTGTCATAGCCCAGAGGAGCCTAAGGGGACGTGCCGACTAATGTGATGCGATGAGCAGGGCCCTGAGGTGCCTTTCTGGGAcagagccccccaccccagtgtcctctgcctgcctcttgtctgtagaaaaacttcAGCCTCCAAACCCtcccctgagttccaaagaatacatttaattAGAGAAGTAAGAAAATGCGGAAacaaaacagtcaagcaagacaaagtaataatagtttagccattGAACAAAGTCAAgtatctttagttctttctcgTGATACTATTCTGAGCTATGTCCTTGAGCTGTCTTGCTGATACTGACACCACAGAGACACCAGACCAGTTGGAATCAGAAGATTATGCTGATTTCCGATTATCttaaccaatcagaagaatgtccaccaGGAGATCAAGAGCCCAACAACCCTTCTTCCTCACCCTGTCTTCAAAAACCCTTTCCTGAAACACTTTGGGGAGATCAGGCCTCCGAAGCGCCAGCGGCCCTGGACcccttgctttgttgttgttcaggcgctcagttgtgtctgactctgcaaccccacggaccgcagcgcgccaggcctcccagtccatcaccagctcccggagctcacccaaactcatgtccatcgagtcggtgatgccatccagccatctcatcctccgtcgtccccttctcctcctgccttcaatctcccagcatcagggtcttttccgatgagtcagttctttgcatcaggtggccaaagtattggagtttcagcttcagcatcagtccttccaatgaatattcaggactgatctcctttaggatggactagatggatctccttggagtccaagggggctctcaagagtcttctccaacactgcagttgaaaagcataaattcttcggcactcagctttctttatagtccaactctcacatccatggagaaggaaatggcaacccactccactattcttgcctggagaatcctagggacagaggagcctgcggggctacagtccatggggctgcaaagagtcggatgcaactgagtgataactcacatccatacatggctactggaaaaaccatagccttgactagatggaactttgttggcaaagtaatgtctctgctttttaatatactatctaggttggtcataactttttgtccaaggagcaagcgttttttaaatttcatggctgcagtcaccatttgcagtgatattggagccccccaaaataaagtctgacactgtttccactgtttccccatctatttgccatgaagtgatgggaccagatgccatgatcttagctttttgaatgttgagttttaagccaaatttctcactctcctctttcactttcatcaagaggctctttagttcttccttgctttctgctgtaagggtggtgttgtctgcatatctgaggttattgatatttctcccggcaatcttgatttcagcttgtgcttcatccagcccagcgtttctaatgatatactctgcatataa from Ovis canadensis isolate MfBH-ARS-UI-01 breed Bighorn chromosome 6, ARS-UI_OviCan_v2, whole genome shotgun sequence encodes the following:
- the CPLX1 gene encoding complexin-1 isoform X2 — translated: MGKMLGGDEEKDPDAAKKEEERREALRQEEEERKAKYAKMEAEREAVRQGIRDKYGIKKKEEREAEAQAALEANSEGSLTRPKKAIPPGCGDAAEEEDESILDTVIKYLPGPLQDIFKK